Proteins co-encoded in one Cytobacillus sp. NJ13 genomic window:
- a CDS encoding polysaccharide deacetylase family protein, whose amino-acid sequence MKKLLKISISITLILGICFLLFEISKSRNFQFFGGLVNKAETEEKVAALTFDDGPGVNTEEILDILQEEEIKATFYLTGQEIEQHMDDAKRIAEEGHEIGNHSYSHTRMVLKSPSFIKDEIEKTDDLIRQTGYEGEIHFRPPYGKKLFFLPYYLSKEERKTILWNIEPESHPEIEGDANKITEHVAENIEPGSIILLHVMYESREESLKSVKKIISSLKEQGYHMTTVSELLKHQK is encoded by the coding sequence ATGAAAAAACTGCTAAAAATCAGCATTTCTATCACTCTGATTTTGGGAATTTGCTTTTTGCTGTTTGAAATTTCCAAGTCAAGGAACTTTCAGTTTTTCGGCGGCCTTGTTAATAAAGCAGAAACAGAGGAAAAAGTGGCAGCATTAACATTTGATGATGGACCAGGCGTCAACACGGAGGAGATATTGGATATTCTGCAGGAGGAAGAAATTAAAGCCACTTTTTACCTGACAGGGCAAGAGATTGAGCAGCATATGGACGATGCCAAAAGGATTGCGGAAGAAGGGCATGAAATTGGCAATCATTCCTATTCTCATACACGAATGGTCCTAAAATCTCCCTCTTTTATTAAAGATGAAATTGAGAAAACAGATGATTTGATCAGGCAGACAGGTTATGAGGGAGAAATTCATTTCCGCCCTCCATACGGAAAAAAACTATTTTTTCTGCCTTACTACTTATCTAAAGAGGAGCGTAAGACGATCCTATGGAACATTGAGCCTGAAAGTCATCCGGAAATAGAAGGGGATGCCAATAAAATCACGGAGCATGTGGCGGAGAATATAGAACCAGGCTCCATCATTCTTCTTCATGTCATGTATGAAAGCCGGGAAGAGTCATTGAAATCTGTTAAGAAAATTATTTCTTCATTAAAAGAGCAGGGTTACCATATGACTACGGTTTCCGAATTGCTGAAACATCAGAAGTAG
- a CDS encoding YqhV family protein, with amino-acid sequence MFFFLDKAILGMAILRIISGSIEIFVALLILRMNDIEKALIANSSLALIGPPVLLLTTVIGLTGMADKVSLSKILWVLCGVGCILYGVKGN; translated from the coding sequence ATGTTTTTTTTCCTTGATAAAGCGATTCTCGGTATGGCAATTCTGCGGATTATTTCAGGAAGCATTGAAATCTTTGTTGCACTATTGATCTTAAGAATGAATGATATTGAAAAAGCACTGATTGCAAATAGTTCACTAGCCCTTATTGGACCGCCAGTGCTTCTCTTGACGACAGTCATCGGATTGACTGGAATGGCAGATAAAGTTTCACTAAGCAAGATATTATGGGTACTTTGCGGAGTTGGCTGCATTCTTTATGGGGTAAAAGGCAACTAA
- a CDS encoding class I SAM-dependent methyltransferase, with amino-acid sequence MEKAILHYDDLLEMLDGLLREPKAFWENFYEDRDKEIPFFIAKGPDENLNAYVQNGLRPGKTLEIGCGPGRNAIFLAKSGAKVDAIDFSEKAINWAGERAKEAQADINFKCVSLFDFHFEPHTYDFIYDSGMFHHLPPHRRLTYLEIIKAALKPGGKFGLVCFNTDGALPTPDWEVYHSGSLKGGIGYTEERLKAIFNNDFNLIEFRKMKNIQQPSNLFGEDFLWASLMRLK; translated from the coding sequence ATGGAGAAAGCGATTTTACATTACGATGATTTACTGGAAATGCTGGATGGATTGTTAAGAGAACCAAAAGCCTTCTGGGAAAATTTTTATGAAGACCGGGACAAAGAGATTCCATTTTTCATAGCGAAGGGGCCAGATGAAAACTTGAATGCATATGTTCAAAATGGCTTGCGGCCGGGAAAAACCCTTGAGATTGGCTGCGGTCCGGGGAGGAATGCCATCTTTCTGGCGAAGAGTGGAGCGAAAGTGGATGCCATTGATTTTTCCGAAAAGGCGATCAATTGGGCTGGCGAAAGAGCCAAAGAAGCACAAGCCGATATAAATTTTAAATGTGTATCTCTTTTTGATTTCCATTTTGAACCACACACCTATGATTTTATTTATGACAGCGGCATGTTCCATCATCTTCCCCCGCATAGAAGGCTGACATATTTGGAAATAATCAAAGCTGCACTGAAGCCAGGGGGAAAGTTCGGACTTGTTTGCTTTAATACTGATGGCGCGCTTCCTACTCCGGACTGGGAGGTATATCACAGCGGCAGCTTAAAGGGAGGCATCGGGTATACTGAAGAACGATTGAAAGCGATCTTTAACAATGACTTTAATCTCATTGAGTTTAGAAAAATGAAAAATATTCAGCAGCCTAGCAATCTCTTTGGAGAAGATTTTTTATGGGCCAGTTTGATGCGGTTAAAATAG
- a CDS encoding GrpB family protein has product MTRKVAVAPYNPDWPSLFKSEAALLKTIFKREILDIHHIGSTSIPGLAAKPVIDIMPIVNKIEMVDRFNPEMISLGYEPRGENGLPGRRYFQKGGNQRTHHVHIYEIGNPHITRHLAFRDYLRLNGEEAKQYGALKMELAKQYPLDIDAYIEGKEALVREIEMKAIKWHEALC; this is encoded by the coding sequence ATGACAAGGAAAGTGGCAGTTGCTCCATATAATCCCGATTGGCCATCCTTATTTAAAAGCGAGGCAGCACTCCTCAAGACGATTTTTAAAAGAGAGATTTTGGACATCCACCATATAGGCAGCACGTCCATTCCAGGTCTGGCAGCAAAGCCGGTCATCGATATAATGCCTATAGTAAATAAAATTGAAATGGTTGATCGCTTCAATCCGGAAATGATTTCACTGGGATATGAACCCCGCGGAGAAAACGGACTGCCTGGCCGGCGGTATTTTCAGAAGGGCGGCAATCAGCGGACTCATCATGTCCATATCTACGAAATAGGGAATCCTCATATCACCCGGCATCTTGCATTTCGTGATTATTTACGATTAAACGGCGAAGAAGCAAAACAATATGGAGCTTTAAAAATGGAGTTAGCGAAACAGTACCCTTTAGACATTGATGCATACATAGAAGGGAAAGAAGCACTGGTGCGGGAAATTGAGATGAAGGCAATAAAGTGGCATGAGGCATTATGCTAA
- a CDS encoding GntR family transcriptional regulator translates to MKDGFTEDSALHLKVKESILELIANGEYKPDTKLPTEAEFCEKYGVSRTTIRTALQQLSSEGHIYRQQGRGTFVSSNKVKQRLTSTVENFSKQMTLQGKNPLIKVINLEVIPADPFLADVFELSEGDPVNVLERIRYADDEPLQYEKAFLPWKKTPSLNRQACEKSLYNLLQTQYDLKIKKTVEHLEISFPEEEISDLLKIKTETPCFSLETYAHIEDGSLIEYSKTMFRGDYAHFIIERNYE, encoded by the coding sequence ATGAAAGACGGTTTCACCGAGGATAGTGCCCTGCATTTGAAGGTTAAAGAAAGCATTCTTGAACTTATAGCTAATGGAGAATACAAACCGGATACAAAATTGCCGACAGAAGCGGAGTTTTGTGAAAAATATGGAGTCAGCCGGACGACCATTAGAACAGCACTCCAGCAGCTGAGCTCAGAAGGCCATATTTATCGCCAGCAAGGCAGAGGCACTTTTGTATCAAGCAATAAAGTTAAGCAGCGGCTGACTTCTACCGTCGAAAACTTTTCAAAGCAAATGACGTTGCAGGGAAAAAACCCGCTTATAAAAGTAATAAACCTGGAAGTCATCCCTGCCGATCCCTTCTTAGCAGATGTCTTTGAGCTGTCAGAAGGCGATCCCGTAAATGTTCTCGAACGAATCAGATATGCGGATGACGAGCCGCTTCAATATGAAAAAGCCTTTCTGCCATGGAAAAAGACCCCCAGCTTGAACCGGCAGGCCTGTGAAAAATCCTTATACAATTTACTGCAGACTCAATACGACTTAAAAATCAAAAAGACAGTCGAGCATTTAGAAATTTCATTTCCGGAAGAGGAAATTAGTGACTTGTTAAAAATCAAAACTGAAACACCGTGTTTCTCTCTTGAAACCTATGCCCATATTGAAGACGGAAGCTTAATCGAGTATTCCAAAACGATGTTCCGCGGGGATTATGCTCATTTTATTATTGAACGGAATTATGAATAA
- a CDS encoding PTS sugar transporter subunit IIB, which yields MNILLCCSAGMSTSLLVTKMQASADSQGIDCKIWAVGNGEVRNHIDSADVLLLGPQIRFMTEQLKKEAGGRIPVAPINPMHYGLCNGEEVLKQAISLIKGE from the coding sequence ATGAATATTTTGTTATGCTGTTCGGCTGGAATGTCTACGAGTCTTCTAGTGACAAAAATGCAGGCAAGTGCTGATAGCCAGGGGATCGACTGTAAAATCTGGGCTGTTGGCAACGGGGAGGTTAGAAACCATATTGATTCCGCAGATGTACTGCTGCTGGGACCGCAGATTCGGTTTATGACCGAGCAGCTGAAGAAAGAGGCAGGCGGCAGGATCCCTGTAGCTCCCATAAACCCAATGCATTATGGCTTATGCAATGGAGAGGAAGTATTAAAGCAAGCTATTTCATTAATAAAGGGTGAATAG
- a CDS encoding PTS transporter subunit EIIC: MMTFIEKYIMPYAMKFGNNRHLLAIRDALIGMIAITMVGSFAVLFNNLGEIIKPYGRLMESIFGESWKTLGGDIWWGTFAFLTIFAVFGISHRLAKSYGDDGFEAMLVAAACFFLLVPQVGQVPDTEGVWGFIGYGYFNAAALFTGIVVALLATELFIRLTRVKAFIIRLPDGVPPAVAGAFAKLVPGMLTIFLFGVAGLLFRKMTNGEFLNDWLNATLVAPLTNAADSLLFAILIVFLVHGFWAVGLHGPNILGGVTTPLFTSLGTKNTDLYAQGVADLDKYAILAGPFLDAFVYLGGSGATLGLIIAMFIAGRKRHKQMLALGTPPGIFQINEPLLFGLPIVLNPIWLIPFISAPVIMTVVAYLAIKWGLVYPVVVASIPWVTPAGIGGYLATGGHISGAVLALVNLAISISIYLPFVYVTGKMDEKKLKQVQPEQTPSIQG, from the coding sequence ATGATGACGTTTATTGAGAAATATATCATGCCTTATGCTATGAAATTCGGCAATAACAGGCATTTGCTTGCTATCCGGGATGCCTTGATCGGGATGATTGCCATCACGATGGTAGGATCATTTGCTGTTCTATTTAATAATTTGGGGGAAATCATTAAGCCATACGGGAGGCTCATGGAAAGCATTTTCGGCGAATCCTGGAAAACACTGGGCGGAGATATTTGGTGGGGAACGTTTGCCTTTTTAACCATATTCGCCGTGTTTGGCATATCCCACAGACTTGCCAAATCCTATGGGGATGATGGATTCGAGGCCATGCTGGTTGCTGCAGCCTGCTTCTTCCTCTTAGTCCCTCAGGTTGGCCAGGTGCCGGATACGGAAGGCGTCTGGGGGTTCATTGGCTATGGATACTTTAATGCTGCGGCTTTATTTACAGGGATTGTGGTGGCCCTTCTTGCAACAGAATTATTTATACGTTTGACCAGGGTAAAAGCCTTTATTATCAGACTGCCGGATGGAGTACCTCCTGCCGTTGCTGGGGCATTTGCCAAATTGGTGCCGGGCATGCTGACGATTTTCTTGTTTGGAGTGGCAGGCCTTCTGTTCAGAAAAATGACAAATGGGGAATTTTTGAATGACTGGCTTAATGCAACACTTGTCGCACCTTTGACAAATGCAGCGGATTCACTGCTATTTGCGATCCTTATTGTCTTTCTTGTTCATGGCTTCTGGGCGGTTGGCCTTCATGGGCCTAATATTCTAGGAGGTGTTACAACGCCTTTATTCACATCTCTCGGAACCAAAAATACAGATTTGTATGCTCAGGGTGTGGCAGATCTTGATAAATATGCCATTCTGGCAGGTCCATTTCTGGATGCCTTCGTATATCTCGGCGGCTCTGGAGCAACGCTTGGCCTTATCATTGCCATGTTTATTGCAGGACGAAAGAGGCACAAGCAAATGCTGGCATTGGGAACGCCGCCAGGAATCTTCCAAATCAATGAACCGCTTTTATTCGGTCTTCCGATTGTGTTAAATCCAATCTGGCTAATACCGTTTATTTCAGCACCGGTCATTATGACTGTAGTGGCGTATCTGGCTATTAAATGGGGCCTTGTATATCCGGTCGTTGTGGCAAGCATTCCCTGGGTGACGCCTGCAGGAATTGGCGGCTATCTTGCTACAGGGGGACATATCTCCGGTGCAGTGCTGGCACTTGTGAATTTAGCGATTTCCATTTCCATTTATCTTCCATTCGTATATGTAACAGGGAAAATGGATGAAAAGAAACTGAAGCAGGTGCAGCCAGAACAAACACCATCAATTCAAGGTTAG
- a CDS encoding PTS lactose/cellobiose transporter subunit IIA codes for MDKEKLYQISFQLILHSGNARSLAMESIQKAKAGKFEAAEAKIREAEEEFVLAHRHQTELIQGEASGTQFDLPIILVHAQDHLMNALTVKDMAQEFIDLYKKLD; via the coding sequence ATGGATAAAGAAAAGCTTTATCAAATATCATTTCAGCTTATTTTGCACAGCGGGAATGCCAGAAGTCTCGCCATGGAATCCATCCAGAAAGCAAAGGCCGGAAAGTTCGAAGCAGCGGAAGCAAAAATCCGGGAAGCCGAGGAGGAGTTTGTCCTGGCACACAGACATCAAACTGAGTTAATTCAGGGGGAGGCTTCCGGGACTCAATTCGATCTGCCCATCATTCTTGTCCATGCCCAGGATCATTTGATGAATGCACTGACTGTCAAAGACATGGCACAGGAATTTATCGACTTATACAAGAAACTTGACTAA
- a CDS encoding 6-phospho-beta-glucosidase, giving the protein MAQQPDSIKIAVIGGGSSYTPELIEGFINRHQELPVREIWLVDVEEGRNKLEIVGQLAKRMVEKAGVPIQIQLTLDRKKALKNADFVTTQFRVGLLDARAKDERIPLKYGVLGQETNGPGGFFKALRTIPVIMEICREMEELCPNAWLINFTNPAGMITEAVLRNSNIKKVVGLCNVPIGMEMGAAQLMNVDHSRVRIDFAGLNHLVYGLDVYVDGVSVKEELLKKLMYKEHSITMKNIHAMGWEPEFLQALNVLPCPYHNYYYKTREMVEEEVKAASEGGTRAEVVKKLEEELFQLYQNPDLAEKPPQLEKRGGAYYSDAACRLIHSIYTDKRDIQPVNTRNNGAIAGLPSDSAVEVSCVITKDGPKPIAVGELPVAVRGLVQTIKSFERVTIEAALTGDYNTALLAMTINPLVDSDKIAKKILDEMLEAHRTYLPQFQ; this is encoded by the coding sequence ATGGCACAGCAACCAGATAGTATAAAAATAGCCGTAATAGGCGGAGGTTCAAGCTATACACCTGAATTGATTGAAGGCTTCATCAATAGACATCAGGAATTGCCTGTCAGGGAAATTTGGCTTGTGGATGTGGAGGAAGGAAGAAATAAGCTTGAGATTGTCGGCCAATTAGCGAAGCGGATGGTTGAAAAAGCCGGGGTTCCCATACAGATTCAGCTAACTTTAGATAGGAAAAAAGCGCTTAAGAATGCCGATTTTGTTACAACCCAATTCCGTGTCGGGCTTTTGGATGCAAGAGCAAAAGACGAGAGAATTCCTTTGAAATATGGAGTGCTGGGCCAGGAAACCAATGGCCCGGGAGGATTTTTCAAGGCACTCAGAACGATTCCAGTCATTATGGAGATCTGCCGTGAAATGGAAGAATTGTGCCCCAATGCATGGCTGATCAATTTTACCAATCCGGCAGGAATGATTACAGAAGCAGTCCTGCGAAACAGCAATATCAAAAAAGTGGTTGGTTTATGCAATGTGCCGATTGGGATGGAGATGGGGGCAGCCCAGTTAATGAATGTGGATCACAGCAGAGTAAGAATTGACTTTGCGGGACTCAACCACCTCGTTTACGGGCTCGACGTCTATGTCGATGGAGTGAGCGTCAAGGAAGAGCTTCTGAAAAAGCTTATGTACAAAGAACATTCGATCACGATGAAAAACATCCATGCGATGGGGTGGGAACCGGAATTTCTGCAGGCATTGAATGTGCTTCCTTGTCCTTACCATAATTATTACTATAAAACACGTGAAATGGTGGAAGAAGAAGTCAAGGCAGCTTCTGAAGGCGGGACTCGGGCTGAAGTGGTTAAAAAGCTGGAGGAAGAGCTGTTCCAGTTATATCAGAATCCAGATCTTGCTGAAAAGCCTCCGCAGCTTGAAAAAAGGGGAGGGGCTTACTATAGTGATGCAGCATGCAGGCTGATTCATTCGATATATACTGATAAAAGGGATATACAGCCGGTTAATACCCGTAATAATGGTGCCATTGCAGGCCTTCCGTCTGATTCAGCCGTGGAAGTCAGCTGCGTAATTACGAAGGATGGACCGAAGCCGATAGCGGTCGGTGAACTCCCAGTTGCAGTCAGAGGACTGGTTCAAACTATTAAATCCTTTGAAAGAGTGACCATAGAAGCGGCCCTGACTGGTGATTACAATACTGCTCTTCTAGCGATGACAATCAATCCGCTGGTGGATTCCGATAAAATAGCTAAAAAGATACTTGATGAAATGCTCGAAGCTCATCGTACCTATTTGCCGCAATTTCAATAA
- the chbG gene encoding chitin disaccharide deacetylase, with the protein MIKLIVNADDFGYSPGVNYGILHSHLFGIVNSATMMMNMPGTGQALAMARQYPGLRTGVHLVLTCGKPLLSHLRTLTNKDGYFRTQADLEGISAEELELEWSAQIDRFLRAGLAPSHLDSHHHVHTREELLPVVQNLSNKYDLPFRVNGDFPLEGVKSYSNRCLFDFYGDGIQEDYFSMLAEKAEDGETVEVMCHPAFADQLLMEGSSYNLKRLKELEILCSTNLPPEINLL; encoded by the coding sequence ATGATCAAACTCATCGTCAATGCTGATGATTTCGGCTATAGTCCCGGAGTTAACTATGGAATTTTGCACAGCCACCTATTTGGAATTGTCAATTCCGCCACCATGATGATGAACATGCCCGGAACTGGGCAGGCCCTGGCAATGGCCAGACAATACCCGGGTTTACGAACTGGCGTTCATTTAGTTCTGACATGCGGGAAGCCGTTATTATCCCATTTAAGAACCTTAACGAATAAAGATGGATACTTCAGAACACAGGCAGATTTGGAGGGAATATCCGCAGAAGAGCTCGAGCTTGAGTGGTCTGCACAAATTGACCGTTTTCTCAGGGCTGGTCTTGCGCCTTCCCATTTGGATAGCCATCATCACGTTCATACACGCGAAGAGCTTCTCCCAGTGGTTCAAAACCTGTCCAATAAATACGATCTCCCTTTCAGAGTCAATGGCGACTTTCCGCTTGAAGGGGTCAAAAGCTATTCTAACAGATGCTTATTCGATTTTTACGGAGATGGCATTCAGGAAGATTATTTCAGCATGCTGGCAGAAAAGGCGGAGGACGGGGAAACAGTGGAAGTCATGTGCCATCCGGCATTCGCAGATCAATTGCTAATGGAAGGGTCATCTTATAATTTAAAGCGTTTAAAAGAGCTGGAAATACTGTGCTCCACAAACCTTCCACCTGAAATAAATCTTCTATAA
- the nagE gene encoding N-acetylglucosamine-specific PTS transporter subunit IIBC produces MLGFLQRIGKALMLPIAVLPAAGLLLRFGQDDLLGIPFIANAGNAIFANLALIFAIGVAMGFAKDSNGAAALSGAIGFLVLTEGAIAIDENINMGVLGGIIAGIIAGLLYNRFHDIKLPDWLGFFSGRRFVPIITSVTMILLAAIAGFAWPPIQGAIDSLGNWIIGLGALGSGLFGFLNRLLIPLGLHHVLNSLFWFQFGEFEGVNGDIARFFAGDPSAGAYMTGFFPVMMFGLPAAAFAIIATAKPEKRKAVSGMFIGLALTSFLTGITEPIEFSFMFIAPLLYGVHAILTGVSMWVTSLLGIRDGFTFSAGALDFALNFNIAEKPLLLLGIGVIYAILYFVIFYALIKAFDLKTPGREDETDTVEEEEAPASQGNNKYEVMASHFIKDIGGADNITSIDNCATRLRLNIADMEKVKESALKAHGAKGIMKLSKTNLQIIVGTDVEFVADEMKKIKK; encoded by the coding sequence ATGTTAGGATTCTTACAAAGAATTGGTAAGGCATTAATGCTTCCGATTGCCGTCTTGCCTGCCGCCGGTCTTCTGCTCCGCTTTGGACAAGATGATTTATTGGGCATTCCGTTTATCGCAAATGCCGGCAATGCCATTTTCGCCAACCTGGCACTTATTTTTGCCATCGGGGTTGCGATGGGATTCGCAAAAGACAGTAATGGTGCAGCTGCCCTTTCAGGCGCCATCGGTTTTCTTGTATTAACCGAAGGGGCAATTGCCATCGATGAAAATATTAATATGGGAGTACTGGGCGGTATTATTGCCGGTATTATTGCTGGATTATTATATAACCGCTTCCATGATATCAAACTTCCGGATTGGCTCGGATTCTTCAGCGGCCGCCGCTTCGTTCCGATTATTACTTCAGTAACGATGATTCTGCTGGCTGCCATCGCAGGTTTTGCCTGGCCTCCAATTCAGGGCGCAATCGATTCATTGGGCAACTGGATTATTGGTCTTGGCGCTTTGGGATCAGGACTATTTGGATTCTTAAACCGCCTGCTTATTCCATTAGGACTTCATCACGTATTGAATAGTTTATTCTGGTTCCAGTTCGGCGAATTTGAAGGAGTTAATGGAGATATTGCCCGCTTCTTTGCCGGAGACCCGTCAGCAGGCGCTTACATGACTGGATTCTTCCCTGTTATGATGTTCGGTCTTCCAGCTGCTGCATTTGCAATCATTGCAACAGCTAAGCCTGAAAAAAGAAAAGCGGTATCAGGAATGTTCATCGGTCTTGCACTAACTTCATTCCTGACTGGTATTACGGAGCCAATCGAGTTCTCATTTATGTTTATTGCACCGCTCCTATATGGAGTGCACGCAATCTTAACCGGAGTTTCCATGTGGGTTACCTCTCTATTGGGCATCCGCGATGGCTTCACATTCTCAGCAGGCGCACTCGATTTTGCGCTGAACTTTAATATCGCTGAAAAGCCGCTGCTGCTTTTGGGAATTGGCGTCATTTACGCTATTCTTTACTTCGTTATCTTCTATGCCTTAATAAAAGCGTTTGACCTGAAAACGCCTGGACGTGAAGATGAAACAGACACAGTTGAAGAAGAAGAGGCACCTGCTAGTCAGGGCAATAATAAGTATGAAGTTATGGCCAGCCATTTTATCAAAGATATTGGCGGAGCTGACAACATCACTTCCATTGATAACTGTGCAACACGCCTTCGCTTAAATATTGCTGATATGGAAAAGGTTAAGGAAAGTGCTCTGAAGGCACATGGTGCAAAAGGAATCATGAAATTAAGCAAGACAAACCTTCAGATCATTGTTGGAACAGATGTGGAGTTTGTAGCAGATGAAATGAAGAAAATAAAGAAGTAA
- the nagB gene encoding glucosamine-6-phosphate deaminase, translating into MEIIKVTSYEQMSKTAADYIIRKVRKLPEATLGLATGSTPVGTYKKLIEDHQDNKTSYKNVTTFNLDEYIGLSGENPQSYRYFMDSVLFNLLDIQKGNTFVPNGTLEDLGEECRNYESKLKNHGGIDLQILGIGNNGHIGFNEPGTSFLSKTHIVDLADSTIKANARFFNTIEEVPTQAITMGISTIMQSREILLLASGEAKADAIQRLLGNGVNEHFPASILKNHPNVKVIADEAALSASKVSV; encoded by the coding sequence ATGGAGATTATTAAAGTAACCAGCTATGAACAAATGAGTAAAACCGCAGCAGATTATATCATCAGGAAGGTCCGAAAGCTTCCTGAAGCAACACTGGGATTGGCAACCGGAAGCACTCCTGTGGGAACCTATAAAAAGTTGATTGAAGATCATCAGGACAACAAAACATCATATAAAAACGTAACAACTTTTAATCTGGATGAATATATTGGTCTTTCAGGGGAAAATCCGCAAAGCTACCGTTATTTTATGGATTCAGTATTGTTTAATCTTCTGGACATCCAAAAGGGAAATACTTTTGTTCCCAATGGTACGCTTGAGGATTTGGGAGAAGAATGCCGTAATTATGAAAGTAAGCTGAAAAACCATGGCGGCATAGATCTGCAAATTTTGGGGATCGGCAATAATGGACATATTGGCTTCAATGAGCCTGGAACGTCTTTTTTATCTAAAACTCATATTGTTGATTTAGCAGATTCTACTATTAAAGCCAATGCCAGGTTTTTTAATACGATCGAAGAGGTGCCGACCCAAGCCATTACAATGGGAATCTCAACGATCATGCAGAGCAGGGAGATCCTTCTTCTCGCTTCAGGTGAAGCAAAAGCGGATGCCATTCAAAGGCTTCTTGGAAATGGTGTTAATGAACATTTCCCGGCATCTATCTTAAAAAATCATCCAAACGTGAAAGTGATTGCCGACGAAGCGGCTCTAAGCGCATCAAAAGTCTCGGTATAA
- a CDS encoding SIS domain-containing protein gives MLAKYLNEVKELLTLVEKEESHKLKNAARALAECIQNNGIIHVFGCGHSHMLGEELFYRAGGLAPIKPIFVEDLMLHKGAVRSSFMEKQNDLAGSFMENADILPGDVVIVASTSGRNPVPIDVAEISKVSGAFVIGITSPRYANTQSSRHKDGKYLYSSVDLAIDNHIEPGDALMEHSALGIRFGSASSIIGFAIVNSLMAEAVEMMIENGFEPPIFKSGNVDGAEQHNPELVKKYISRIPLLEG, from the coding sequence ATGCTTGCGAAATATTTGAATGAAGTAAAAGAATTATTGACCCTTGTGGAAAAAGAAGAGAGTCATAAATTGAAAAATGCCGCCCGTGCTTTGGCTGAGTGTATTCAAAACAATGGGATTATTCATGTATTTGGATGCGGACACTCTCATATGCTCGGGGAAGAGCTGTTTTACCGGGCAGGTGGGCTGGCCCCGATTAAGCCTATCTTTGTAGAGGATTTAATGCTTCATAAAGGAGCAGTCCGTTCCTCTTTCATGGAAAAACAAAATGATCTTGCGGGAAGCTTTATGGAGAATGCTGATATCCTGCCTGGTGATGTCGTCATTGTAGCATCAACATCAGGACGAAATCCAGTCCCGATCGATGTAGCTGAAATCTCAAAAGTGAGTGGAGCATTCGTTATTGGGATCACATCCCCGCGTTATGCGAATACACAATCCTCCCGGCACAAAGACGGAAAATATCTTTATTCATCTGTGGATTTGGCGATCGACAATCATATAGAACCAGGGGACGCATTAATGGAGCATTCAGCATTGGGCATCCGTTTTGGCTCCGCCTCATCTATTATTGGGTTTGCGATTGTAAACAGCCTGATGGCGGAAGCAGTGGAAATGATGATTGAAAACGGGTTCGAACCACCTATCTTTAAAAGCGGCAATGTAGACGGAGCAGAACAGCATAACCCCGAGCTGGTTAAAAAATATATATCCCGAATTCCGCTGCTGGAAGGATAA